One genomic region from Campylobacter concisus encodes:
- a CDS encoding RidA family protein → MKKQISTKNAPQAIGPYSQAISSNGFLFISGQLGVTPAGEFASSSVEAQAEQSLENLKNILAEAGLTFDNAVKTTIFLADMGDFVKVNTVYSKFFKEPYPARSTVAVKTLPKDALVEIELIAAY, encoded by the coding sequence ATGAAAAAGCAAATCTCAACAAAAAATGCTCCACAAGCGATTGGACCATATTCTCAAGCTATTAGCTCAAATGGATTTTTATTTATCTCAGGTCAGCTTGGTGTCACACCAGCGGGTGAGTTTGCAAGTAGTAGCGTAGAAGCTCAAGCTGAGCAATCTCTTGAAAATTTAAAAAATATCTTGGCTGAAGCAGGGCTTACTTTTGATAATGCTGTAAAGACCACAATATTTCTAGCAGATATGGGAGATTTTGTTAAGGTGAATACTGTGTATTCTAAATTTTTTAAAGAGCCTTATCCTGCTAGAAGTACAGTAGCCGTTAAGACCTTGCCAAAAGACGCACTTGTGGAAATAGAGCTTATCGCGGCTTATTAA